A single region of the Hyphomonas adhaerens MHS-3 genome encodes:
- a CDS encoding TonB-dependent receptor domain-containing protein, whose translation MTQQILSFRRLSGSVVLGALSAAAPAFADDLERELDTVVVTATASEQALLTAPASVSVVDNAELELRGSTDLTDALAGEPGVQVTGIGMTRRGISLRGMPEEYTLYLLDGRRVSATNGVIAHSDLELGWLPTAAIEQVEVVRGPMSSLYGSDALGGVVNIITKSPAEEFMGELSLGGSSPESGDGGESVNGSLFLSVPLVEGKLGASIVGDVMERNDRPNRDDPAISDIEGRKTSTGRFNLVWTPDDQQRIDFIYTRSDDERWRDTRSSGRSPVDYEDRDEGEREQFVLGHKGNWSWGRTQVDLYQSSASRENFRTNGQTPTRDQGLEDTVLSGLTAFKLAESHSVTFGGEIRREKLEDDVASPDGTSEAEQGAVFVQDEIEVTDTFKLVAGLRGDHHDAYGWEASPRLYAVFQPTDRIVVKGGYGEGFKSPSLTNLSEDFGVLAAGGRFWVYGNPDLKPETTKTFEASVDYIADTWTVHAGVFHNELENLIQSQCVSDCGIRGSEVRYYTNLEEAEIDGLELSGQMDLPAGFGINANYTYLDTEDKATGEQIAERPEHQANAAVSWSPREGAEVRLRVEYTGDQLDSPGVTIPDYTLLHLDAVWPLRSRVRLNAGIDNLTDERLADRSDLYTFAEPGRVYRLSLSYAF comes from the coding sequence ATGACTCAGCAAATTCTCTCGTTCCGTCGGTTGTCGGGGTCGGTGGTCCTTGGTGCGCTCAGCGCAGCAGCACCGGCATTTGCCGACGACCTTGAGCGGGAACTGGACACGGTGGTTGTTACCGCAACCGCTAGCGAGCAGGCTCTTCTAACCGCACCGGCGAGCGTATCGGTGGTAGATAATGCAGAGCTGGAATTGCGCGGCTCGACCGATTTGACTGACGCCCTGGCCGGTGAGCCCGGTGTGCAGGTTACCGGCATCGGCATGACCAGAAGGGGGATCAGTCTCCGCGGGATGCCGGAAGAGTACACGCTTTACCTCCTCGATGGTCGCCGGGTGAGCGCCACCAATGGCGTGATTGCGCACTCCGACCTGGAGCTTGGCTGGCTGCCTACGGCGGCAATTGAGCAGGTCGAAGTTGTGCGCGGGCCCATGTCGTCGCTTTATGGGTCAGATGCGCTTGGCGGCGTCGTCAACATCATCACCAAATCTCCAGCAGAAGAATTCATGGGCGAGCTGTCCCTCGGCGGCAGCTCTCCGGAATCGGGTGATGGTGGTGAAAGTGTGAATGGAAGTCTCTTCCTTTCGGTTCCGCTCGTCGAAGGCAAGCTTGGGGCGAGCATCGTAGGCGATGTGATGGAGCGGAATGACCGGCCCAATCGCGATGATCCGGCCATATCGGACATCGAAGGGCGGAAAACGTCCACTGGACGGTTCAACCTTGTCTGGACACCGGATGACCAGCAACGCATCGATTTCATCTACACCCGAAGCGACGATGAACGCTGGCGCGATACGCGCTCGTCCGGTCGATCCCCGGTAGATTATGAGGATCGCGATGAAGGTGAGCGCGAGCAATTCGTGCTGGGGCACAAAGGCAACTGGTCGTGGGGACGCACGCAGGTGGACCTGTATCAGAGTTCCGCAAGCCGGGAGAACTTCCGGACGAATGGTCAAACCCCGACCCGGGACCAGGGGTTGGAAGACACAGTGCTCAGCGGACTGACCGCCTTCAAGCTGGCGGAGTCCCACTCCGTTACATTTGGCGGTGAAATTCGCCGTGAGAAGCTGGAGGATGATGTCGCGTCCCCGGATGGAACTTCGGAAGCGGAACAGGGGGCAGTCTTCGTCCAGGACGAAATCGAAGTCACTGATACGTTCAAACTGGTCGCTGGACTGCGTGGTGATCACCATGACGCATATGGCTGGGAAGCCAGTCCGCGCCTCTATGCTGTGTTCCAGCCGACGGACCGGATTGTTGTAAAAGGAGGCTACGGCGAAGGCTTCAAGTCACCCAGCCTGACCAATCTGTCTGAGGACTTCGGGGTGCTCGCAGCTGGCGGCCGTTTCTGGGTCTATGGCAATCCGGATCTGAAACCTGAAACGACGAAGACCTTCGAGGCAAGCGTAGACTATATTGCCGACACCTGGACTGTGCATGCCGGGGTGTTCCACAACGAGTTGGAGAATCTGATTCAGAGCCAGTGTGTGTCCGACTGTGGCATCAGGGGCTCGGAGGTCCGCTACTATACCAATCTGGAAGAGGCGGAGATCGACGGGCTGGAATTGTCCGGGCAGATGGACCTGCCTGCCGGGTTCGGGATCAATGCCAACTACACATATCTCGACACAGAAGATAAGGCGACAGGGGAGCAGATTGCGGAACGTCCTGAGCATCAGGCGAATGCCGCCGTGTCATGGTCTCCAAGGGAAGGGGCGGAGGTTCGCCTGCGCGTTGAATATACCGGCGACCAACTGGATTCCCCGGGCGTCACTATCCCCGACTACACGCTCCTGCACCTTGATGCTGTGTGGCCTCTGAGATCCCGTGTGCGCCTGAATGCCGGGATCGACAATCTGACAGACGAACGCCTGGCAGACAGGTCTGACCTCTACACGTTTGCCGAACCCGGCCGTGTCTATCGCCTGTCGCTTTCCTACGCATTCTGA